Below is a genomic region from Oscarella lobularis chromosome 14, ooOscLobu1.1, whole genome shotgun sequence.
CTtaggaaagaaaataaataaataattcctTTTTCAATGCCTCTGTCTTAGCACACCTTTCGATTTTACGCACGTCAGAAGAAAGGGCAGAGAGTCGGCAGCAGCCGTTCGAACGCGTATTTCAGCCCATTAAAGAACCAATCAGAGACAGATAAggctattaattaacttaTATACAATAGAAAAAGATATCTTCGTGCAAAATGAACTTGAGATGATCAACCATCAAGGGAGCAACCTGGAGCAAGAGAGACAATCGAACCAAACACACAGGAAAGGCTGCCTAACTTTTTACCTCGTCCAAATACGTAGCAAATTCTTCTCCAACGTCACGTGCATAACAAACGAGCAGCtgaaacgccgtcgccttgTCTTCCAACGAGGCGGTCTTGATTCCGAATTTTGTCTAGGTAAAATAATCAACCGTCAGTCAAAACTCATGGATGAGTGAGTCTGTCACGTGGTACCTGATCGGCAAGTGTGACGCATTCCCAGTCATTATCTATCTCCTGATCAtcatctaaaaagaaatctaGATTAATATGACTTATTTGTTGTGTTGACGTTGATTTGATTGACCGTCAAACACCGTCACTTCGGGTTCtattttcgccgccgcgagaATGGGAGGCATGACGATGGGCAAATAGGGTAGGAAATCCTTTCCGAGAATTTTGCACATGCGAGCCCACGCCTGTATCAAGTAGGAGgactagagaaaaaaagtaaaCAAGTCAAACGCTATTTAGGAAAGACAGCAGATTAGGATTATTTGTTAccagaacgtcgtcttgcttTCCCTCCTCCGAACTCTGCGTTTTCATCAACAAGTCCATCACTTCGCTAGCATCTCCCAAGAActacaataaaaaataattcaaaaatATCGATTCTactaataatcaattattattacctTCTCCTTTCCCACGCCCAGTCCGATCAACGATATGCACTCGATCGTTCTCCCCTTCAACATGCTATGCTCTTCGGCGCCCAGGTGTTTCAGCAAATCCTTTAGACCGGGTATGAAATAATCGTAATAGGGAATGAACTCTTCCTCGGCTCCGTCCGCGACCGTGGCGAGAGTCGTCATGACCTGTTCCAAAGCGAATTTGGAACCTCGTTCGACAAACTGCCAAAGATATATacacatatatatatatctattgattatttcttttttacttCTCGCAGTTTATTCGATAAGATAACCTGCAGTTTCGTCAGAAGGACGTGAAGGTACGGAAGGAGAATTTTCTGAGGACAGCCTTCGACGAAATTGACAATGGCCGCCAATCCGTGCGCCACAACGCGACCGCTCGAATCGTCAAGACTGCTCATCAAGACAGGAAGAACCTATAAGGATACAAATGAAAATTAAGAATACACACACGACTCTATCCTGCCTTAGTGTGAAATTTCTTTtggaatgacgacgagaagtccGTTGCCATTTGACCGATCGCCTGGCAACAGGCGTAGCGAACTCGGGGATGCTAGACACATCGATTAGAATAAGTTATGTTCATTGGAGTCAGCGCGTACTGGATCACTGAAATAGGGCAATATGCCATCGACAAGCTGAGGTAGGAGTACTTCCATTTGAGCGTGACAACCCTCGCCCACCGCCGACAAGGCCATGAGGCCCGCGTGACGGTAACGCCAATCACCTGTAAAACAATATAAGGGCATCTGCATTACAAAATCTATAGGAGTCTACTCACTGTGACAAAGCATTTGGGACACTGCAGGCGTTACGTGAGGCAAGATAGCCTTTCCTCCCAAAGCGCACGCAAGACGATCGAGGCTAGTCTCGCCGACTACAGCACTACTAAAAGTAACAAAGAAATACATGCATGCATACATACAACTTCATTGGTTATTTCAAACTATTTAATTACctatcgtcatcttcgtcgtttatactttcttctttgctccACGCTTCCAAGttgtcgtcgagatcgacCATGAACGCCAATGCTTGCTGAactatagaatcaaaatcaTTCATTCTCAGATAGAAGCGTTTTTTAAACGTAATACCTATAGGCTCGATGTATTTGTGGTGCTTTCGAACCCTCGCAGGAACTGGTGCAAAAGAGGAATTAGACAGCACATTCATCTATATACTCTTAGCAACCGACCTTCTTCTGTCAAACTCACAATGAACTCAAATCCAAGATGACGCCACGAATCCTCCAACTCATTCGTACCACAAATCTAACATCATAAAACGtcaatataaataaattggTATCGAGGTTCTTGCCTTTAGCATCAAATCGAAACATTGAGGCACAAACGGTCGCAGGACTTTCGGCGAATTTTCAGCTAATTCAATAAAACTCTTCATCACTTCATCATCCTCTTGAACAACGGCACTCTTCTCGATAATCTAATATAAAGTGAATTagtaaatatttaattgctttctttttcctacTTGCAGAGCAGCGGGAATCAGTTCGGCGAATTGAACTTGCATTTGATGATCTTCGAGCGAATTGACGAAAGAGACCCACGTTTGAACGGCCATCTGCTggacttcgtcgttcttcttaTCCATGGCCTTCCAAAGAATCTCCTTCACGACGAGACGATAGCGCGCCTCCTGCTCGCCGAAAATGCCCGGGAAATTGTTTAGAATTCGCAAGGAGCACAGATTCAAATTTAGTACGTCCGACTTGGACGACTCGAAGAGGAACGTCAGAACTTCTTGCCAAGGATTCTCAAACTCTAAAAACATAGACAATAAATACAATACCAATTAAGATAACCAATTATACGAATTTAGTATAGTAAACAAAGCCTCATAGTGTTTATAGTCTAAGTACAGATGCTACTGTTAGTGTATCTCCAAATATTACCCTGTGAGCATCTTGCCCATTCTGCAATGGCATCGCTCAATTTCATTCGTATCCCTTtgtcttcttcgatttggacTCGGGCTAGAAGTGCTGCTCTGACGGCGTTCATCACGTTGGGGTCGATTGGCGAgccttcgtcgttctctttcatTACGACTAGAGCGATTTTTCGAAGGAGAACCGCCGAAAGTTGTCGGATCTGCACGCGAGGCGATATTTTCGTGCGATTTGCTGCGAATTGTTTTTCACCTTGttgtctccgtcgccgcaaAGAGACTTTACGAGCCCGCCGAGTCGAAGGGAGGTCGGTAGACCGTTGTAGGCGCTCTAAATCGACAGGGTTCCCGAAGTGGAGCCCCAATCGACCATTCGTTCGCTCACCTCCGCAGCTTCTCGCACTTGGTTGTCATCGGTAAGTAGTTGGTGTAGAAGCTGATCGAAATGAACGCTCAGATCCATTGGTAGTTTCGTACGCCACGTTGTGCAAAGGATGCGCTCCCGGATACCAAGTGGGTAGTATTTGCATCATAGATAGATGATATTGAAGGAGAATATTCCTCCACGAGATTTTTCAGATACAACACAATCAACCACAAATACAGTAAGTACATGCAGTACAATCAGAACAAAACAAGACTAGGTAAATTAGGACAAAAATCATTGTCACATACAACACACACGTAAGGGCTTCACACACACAAAGATATTACACATAAGCTAGCTAGCTGGGTAAGGTCCGACAGATTGACGAGCCTGTTCAGCGGGTTCTATTGCCTTGGCATCCTCACAAGCCGTCTGAATGAGTGGCAGAGCTTCGAAAAACTTAAACGGAAGCAGCGGCAACAGTTTCTGCACGTGTTCTCTCTCCGTTGCAGTATGTACTAAAGCATTCTTCAGTGCAACTATTATGCTTCTGCACACATCGCGATGATTGAACTTCTTTGGAAGATGATCTTTCAATACTGAATACTTCTTGGAAATCCCTTGAACCTTGCGAAGGACGCATTCCTCCAACTCCTCGATATAATCACATAACGCGCAGTTTTTTAAATCGTCCACAGAAAGCCCCGCGTTCTTGCACTGTTCGACAATATCATCGAGAGGCTTATTCAAAGGAGATCGAGCATCATTGGCGTTTCCCGCATCAATTTCGTTAATGAGACGTTCCCCAAAATCCAACATGACGGAGCGAAATAGATGATAGGAGAGATGGCTCTTGAGGGTTTCCAGAAATAAAGTAGCCTTTTCAGCGAGAACCCCAGATGATGAGATAGCAGAGGTAACGAAAGTCTGAAATGGAACATGAGCCACATAGACGTGCTGTTCTTTCGGCGTCAACGCGCTCTCTCCTTCTGCTTCGTCAACCTCCAACGAAGCGGTCTGAATTGGTCTCAAAAACGGCTCTAAATGCTTATACAAGCCCTCAACTCTCCAATAAAGCGCGGATCTTGGAACGCCCTGAAAATCAAGCGCCACGCTTCGTAGGAGCAGTCGGTCGCT
It encodes:
- the LOC136195584 gene encoding importin-5-like isoform X3 codes for the protein MDLSVHFDQLLHQLLTDDNQVREAAESAYNGLPTSLRLGGLVKSLCGDGDNKIRQLSAVLLRKIALVVMKENDEGSPIDPNVMNAVRAALLARVQIEEDKGIRMKLSDAIAEWARCSQEFENPWQEVLTFLFESSKSDVLNLNLCSLRILNNFPGIFGEQEARYRLVVKEILWKAMDKKNDEVQQMAVQTWVSFVNSLEDHQMQVQFAELIPAALQIIEKSAVVQEDDEVMKSFIELAENSPKVLRPFVPQCFDLMLKICGTNELEDSWRHLGFEFIVSLTEEVPARVRKHHKYIEPIVQQALAFMVDLDDNLEAWSKEESINDEDDDSSAVVGETSLDRLACALGGKAILPHVTPAVSQMLCHSDWRYRHAGLMALSAVGEGCHAQMEVLLPQLVDGILPYFSDPHPRVRYACCQAIGQMATDFSSSFQKKFHTKVLPVLMSSLDDSSGRVVAHGLAAIVNFVEGCPQKILLPYLHVLLTKLQVILSNKLREFVERGSKFALEQVMTTLATVADGAEEEFIPYYDYFIPGLKDLLKHLGAEEHSMLKGRTIECISLIGLGVGKEKFLGDASEVMDLLMKTQSSEEGKQDDVLSSYLIQAWARMCKILGKDFLPYLPIVMPPILAAAKIEPEVTVFDDDDQEIDNDWECVTLADQTKFGIKTASLEDKATAFQLLVCYARDVGEEFATYLDEVAPLMVDHLKFILHEGVRTAAADSLPFLLTCVKSKGPAVLQQLWATFWPKLIECMQTEPDKDVLVSFFQSFCACIDIVGAGVDGEVMNSIIRILYDRLQEHFKSENDIKEKRKDEDYDEGVEEDLICEGETNELVLNQVSEVIHSLFRIHREAVLPYFNSLCSFFSVMLGPDRTPSEHQWSLCVFDDVLEFTGPNAADYQEYFLRPLLSFITDENAEVRQAAAYGCGLMAQHSGKTFQQACIDALPLLCQVCDDPGARTTVSSTNAMDNALSAIVKMCQYRSEIMPLAEILPRLLQWLPVTEDAEEAEHVYSYFCQLITSNNPIILGEGNSNLPRIISIFGEALHSGVLDTEKKGIRETIKAIITQVQGSNEVWSACLQNLTKDQHDAIVMATTAQG
- the LOC136195584 gene encoding importin-5-like isoform X1 → MDLSVHFDQLLHQLLTDDNQVREAAESAYNGLPTSLRLGGLVKSLCGDGDNKIRQLSAVLLRKIALVVMKENDEGSPIDPNVMNAVRAALLARVQIEEDKGIRMKLSDAIAEWARCSQEFENPWQEVLTFLFESSKSDVLNLNLCSLRILNNFPGIFGEQEARYRLVVKEILWKAMDKKNDEVQQMAVQTWVSFVNSLEDHQMQVQFAELIPAALQIIEKSAVVQEDDEVMKSFIELAENSPKVLRPFVPQCFDLMLKICGTNELEDSWRHLGFEFIVSLTEEVPARVRKHHKYIEPIVQQALAFMVDLDDNLEAWSKEESINDEDDDSSAVVGETSLDRLACALGGKAILPHVTPAVSQMLCHSDWRYRHAGLMALSAVGEGCHAQMEVLLPQLVDGILPYFSDPHPRVRYACCQAIGQMATDFSSSFQKKFHTKVLPVLMSSLDDSSGRVVAHGLAAIVNFVEGCPQKILLPYLHVLLTKLQVILSNKLREFVERGSKFALEQVMTTLATVADGAEEEFIPYYDYFIPGLKDLLKHLGAEEHSMLKGRTIECISLIGLGVGKEKFLGDASEVMDLLMKTQSSEEGKQDDVLSSYLIQAWARMCKILGKDFLPYLPIVMPPILAAAKIEPEVTVFDDFFLDDDQEIDNDWECVTLADQTKFGIKTASLEDKATAFQLLVCYARDVGEEFATYLDEVAPLMVDHLKFILHEGVRTAAADSLPFLLTCVKSKGPAVLQQLWATFWPKLIECMQTEPDKDVLVSFFQSFCACIDIVGAGVDGEVMNSIIRILYDRLQEHFKSENDIKEKRKDEDYDEGVEEDLICEGETNELVLNQVSEVIHSLFRIHREAVLPYFNSLCSFFSVMLGPDRTPSEHQWSLCVFDDVLEFTGPNAADYQEYFLRPLLSFITDENAEVRQAAAYGCGLMAQHSGKTFQQACIDALPLLCQVCDDPGARTTVSSTNAMDNALSAIVKMCQYRSEIMPLAEILPRLLQWLPVTEDAEEAEHVYSYFCQLITSNNPIILGEGNSNLPRIISIFGEALHSGVLDTEKKGIRETIKAIITQVQGSNEVWSACLQNLTKDQHDAIVMATTAQG
- the LOC136195584 gene encoding importin-5-like isoform X2; this translates as MDLSVHFDQLLHQLLTDDNQVREAAESAYNGLPTSLRLGGLVKSLCGDGDNKIRQLSAVLLRKIALVVMKENDEGSPIDPNVMNAVRAALLARVQIEEDKGIRMKLSDAIAEWARCSQEFENPWQEVLTFLFESSKSDVLNLNLCSLRILNNFPGIFGEQEARYRLVVKEILWKAMDKKNDEVQQMAVQTWVSFVNSLEDHQMQVQFAELIPAALQIIEKSAVVQEDDEVMKSFIELAENSPKVLRPFVPQCFDLMLKICGTNELEDSWRHLGFEFIVSLTEEVPARVRKHHKYIEPIVQQALAFMVDLDDNLEAWSKEESINDEDDDSAVVGETSLDRLACALGGKAILPHVTPAVSQMLCHSDWRYRHAGLMALSAVGEGCHAQMEVLLPQLVDGILPYFSDPHPRVRYACCQAIGQMATDFSSSFQKKFHTKVLPVLMSSLDDSSGRVVAHGLAAIVNFVEGCPQKILLPYLHVLLTKLQVILSNKLREFVERGSKFALEQVMTTLATVADGAEEEFIPYYDYFIPGLKDLLKHLGAEEHSMLKGRTIECISLIGLGVGKEKFLGDASEVMDLLMKTQSSEEGKQDDVLSSYLIQAWARMCKILGKDFLPYLPIVMPPILAAAKIEPEVTVFDDFFLDDDQEIDNDWECVTLADQTKFGIKTASLEDKATAFQLLVCYARDVGEEFATYLDEVAPLMVDHLKFILHEGVRTAAADSLPFLLTCVKSKGPAVLQQLWATFWPKLIECMQTEPDKDVLVSFFQSFCACIDIVGAGVDGEVMNSIIRILYDRLQEHFKSENDIKEKRKDEDYDEGVEEDLICEGETNELVLNQVSEVIHSLFRIHREAVLPYFNSLCSFFSVMLGPDRTPSEHQWSLCVFDDVLEFTGPNAADYQEYFLRPLLSFITDENAEVRQAAAYGCGLMAQHSGKTFQQACIDALPLLCQVCDDPGARTTVSSTNAMDNALSAIVKMCQYRSEIMPLAEILPRLLQWLPVTEDAEEAEHVYSYFCQLITSNNPIILGEGNSNLPRIISIFGEALHSGVLDTEKKGIRETIKAIITQVQGSNEVWSACLQNLTKDQHDAIVMATTAQG